GGGGAGGGAGGCAGGAGTGCTTTACACTATTTGGCTTTTTGGCAGGCACTGCAGTAATAGGAACTGCGTCCGGCCACTTTAATGCGGGAAATGGGTCGGCCACACTGGGTGCATGGGTGGTTTTCCCGGTTATATACTTTCAGGTGATTTTGGAAGCTACCGGCCCGTCCTTCTCCGTCTACATAGTCTCGGAAGGAAGTGCCTCTGTGCTCGATACCCTCAGTAATAACCTCCACAATGGCCTTATGAAGCGCGGCGGCCTCACGGGAAGTAAGCTCTGAGGCTAAACGCTCGGGATGCACCTTAGCCCGGAACAAGGCTTCGTCTGCGTAGATATTTCCTAAACCGGCAATAAAGCTTTGGTCTAAGAGCAGTGGTTTAATGCGGGTGCGGTGCCGACGTATTTCCTTCTTAATAAATTCCCTGGTAAATTCCGGTTCCAGGGGTTCTGGTCCCAGTTCTTTGATACCTGGTAGTTCCATAACCTCTGTAGTGGGCACCAACTGTAAGCGACCAAAGCGTCGAACATCGGCAAAACGCAGATGCTTGCCGTTATCCAGTAAAAAAATCACGTGGGTATGTTTTTCTAAGGGAGCTTCAGCATCACAATAGATTAGTCGCCCTGTCATACGGAGGTGAACCACCAGGGTAAGATTTTCACTGAGGTTGAGCAAGATATATTTGCCCCGGCGCCCCATTTTTTTCAGAAATGTTTTGCCCAGGAGGAGTTCAATAAATTCCTCGGGCTTGGGGCTGCGGATAACCTCTGGCTTGATAAGATTAACACTGGTAACGGTCAGACCGGCCAAGTGTTGTTCTAAGGAACGTACCACGGTTTCCACCTCTGGCAATTCCGGCAAATCAAACACCTCCAGGATAAGAGCGCATATTTAAATAGGTTTTGCTTCGTACCAGTTTAACCCTAGCTTAATATCCACCTCTAAGGGCACGTCAAGCTTAAGGGCATTTTCCATGCAATCACGTACCAAAGCAATTAATTCTTCAACTTCGGACTCCGGAGTATCGAAGATGAGTTCGTCGTGTACTTGCAGTATCATTTGAGCCTGCATTTGCCGTAACTTTAGTTCCTTACTAATCTTCACCATGGCCAATTTAATGATATCTGCGGCACTACCCTGAATGGGAGTGTTCATGGCTGCCCGTTCACCAAAGTTGCGGATATTAAAGTTTTTGCTATAGAGTTCTGGCAGATAACGGCGACGATTAAGCAAGGTGCTTACATAACCCTGAGCTTTGGCCTCACTAATCACACGATCGATATAACTGCGTATCCCCGGACAACGGGCAAAGTAGTTTTCAATATATTTCTTGGCTTCCTGGCGGCTAACCTTTAAATCCCGGGCCAAGCCAAAATCACTGATACCATAGACAATGCCAAAGTTGACTGCCTTGGCCCGACTGCGCATTTCAGAAGTAACCAGCTCCAGGGGTACGCCGAATACCTCAGAAGCCGTGCGGGTATGAATATCTTGGCCTAAACGGAAAGCCTCCAAAAAATTACTGTCCTGGGACATATGGGCCAAAATGCGCAGTTCAATTTGTGAATAATCCGCCGTTAAGATTAAATTACCCTTTTGACGGGGCACAAACACCTTACGAATACGCCGTCCCGACTCTAAGCGAATGGGAATGTTTTGTAAATTAGGTTCAGCGCTGGATAATCTACCGGTAGCCGTGACAGTTTGGTGGAAAGTAGAGTGTAGCCTGCCGGTTTTGGCATCCACCAGGGCAGCCAGACCATCGGCATAGGTGGATTTTAATTTGGCCAATTGGCGGTACTCTAAAATCAAGGCTACAATTTCGTGCTCCTCCGCTAGCTTTTCTAAGACCTCAGCGTCGGTGGAATAACCGGTCTTGGTTTTTTTGTACACCGGTAGTTTTAGCTTGTCAAACAAAATCTGCCCCAGTTGCTTTGGAGAGTTTAGATTAAAGGTTTCCCCCGCCAGTTCATATATTTTTGCTGATAGCACTTCTATGGCTTGCTGCAGTTCCGCCGACATATCCTTTAAACCCTGTTTATCAACAGCCACACCGGCCAGTTCCATTTCGGCCAGTATTTGAACTAGGGGCAGTTCCAATTCTTGATACAGCCGGTCTTCGGACCGCTGTACAAGTTTTTCGTAAAGTACTTCACTTAAACGGAGTATCGCTTCTGCCCGGGCAGCCTGGGCAGTTTCCCCTTCCGCTGGCAGAACTATATTTAAATACTCCAGGGCAATGTCGTTTAAATCATAATTGGTGGCGGTGGGATTTAGCAAATAGGCTGCCACCATAGTGTCAAAGAACAAATTATGCAGCGAGATGTCATGCTGCTGCAAAAGCCAGATGGCATCCTTGGCATCATGAAAAACTTTTTTAATGGCCTTATTTT
This region of Desulforamulus ferrireducens genomic DNA includes:
- the mutM gene encoding bifunctional DNA-formamidopyrimidine glycosylase/DNA-(apurinic or apyrimidinic site) lyase, whose product is MPELPEVETVVRSLEQHLAGLTVTSVNLIKPEVIRSPKPEEFIELLLGKTFLKKMGRRGKYILLNLSENLTLVVHLRMTGRLIYCDAEAPLEKHTHVIFLLDNGKHLRFADVRRFGRLQLVPTTEVMELPGIKELGPEPLEPEFTREFIKKEIRRHRTRIKPLLLDQSFIAGLGNIYADEALFRAKVHPERLASELTSREAAALHKAIVEVITEGIEHRGTSFRDYVDGEGRAGSFQNHLKVYNRENHPCTQCGRPISRIKVAGRSSYYCSACQKAK
- the polA gene encoding DNA polymerase I → MSLDTMIVIDGNSLIHRAFHAIPLLSNSQGVITNAVYGFTTMLLKILNEQQPGLVAVAFDKGKTTFRHQDYAAYKGTRKATPDELRPQFILARDVLKAMRIPYYELENYEADDLIGTIVSKAEATGLNVLILTGDRDALQLVSPKTKVMLTRKGITELEVFDEGKVWDKYGVTPAQIIDLKGLQGDPSDNIPGVPGIGEKTAATLIKEYGSVEEILNQLDNLSPRLQKLLRGKEEIALLSKKLATILRDVPLDLDLADCSWHGPDQQKLLELFKELEFKSLIKQLTSAPAPKTAKETTSNKLASNLPELATYQVGFQTVTSQEDRDELLVQSSHSGKVALILEGTRGQGVDAFYLAVPGKDVYLLRLTGSRDNLNILRAICENKAIKKVFHDAKDAIWLLQQHDISLHNLFFDTMVAAYLLNPTATNYDLNDIALEYLNIVLPAEGETAQAARAEAILRLSEVLYEKLVQRSEDRLYQELELPLVQILAEMELAGVAVDKQGLKDMSAELQQAIEVLSAKIYELAGETFNLNSPKQLGQILFDKLKLPVYKKTKTGYSTDAEVLEKLAEEHEIVALILEYRQLAKLKSTYADGLAALVDAKTGRLHSTFHQTVTATGRLSSAEPNLQNIPIRLESGRRIRKVFVPRQKGNLILTADYSQIELRILAHMSQDSNFLEAFRLGQDIHTRTASEVFGVPLELVTSEMRSRAKAVNFGIVYGISDFGLARDLKVSRQEAKKYIENYFARCPGIRSYIDRVISEAKAQGYVSTLLNRRRYLPELYSKNFNIRNFGERAAMNTPIQGSAADIIKLAMVKISKELKLRQMQAQMILQVHDELIFDTPESEVEELIALVRDCMENALKLDVPLEVDIKLGLNWYEAKPI